Proteins from a genomic interval of Caulobacter rhizosphaerae:
- a CDS encoding threonine ammonia-lyase encodes MTLSIDSIRAAAARLSGQIERTPCRYSRTLSKITGAEVWVKFENLQFTAAYKERGALNKLMLLSNSEKAKGVIAASAGNHAQGLAYHGARLGVPVTIVMPKTTPFVKVQHTRDFGANVVIEGETYDDASAHARKLQAEQDLTFVHPFDDYDIMAGQGTIALEMLEDAPDLEVLPVPIGGGGLISGVATAAKAVKPDIHIIGCEPAMYPSFTAKMRGVAAHCGGQTIAEGVAVKTVGDLTYGVARPLIDDVLLLEEPHIEQAVALYCNVEKTIAEGAGAASLAALLAYPERFRGKKCGLILCGGNIDTRLLASVLTRELVRAQRLVSLRIVGDDRPGLLSTVASVIGSMGANIIEVNHNRLALDVPAKGAEFDITIETRDAQHTQDVMNALREKGYPPRAV; translated from the coding sequence ATGACCTTGTCCATCGATTCCATCCGCGCCGCCGCGGCCCGCCTCTCCGGCCAGATCGAGCGCACGCCGTGCCGCTACTCTCGGACGCTGTCCAAGATCACCGGCGCCGAGGTGTGGGTGAAGTTCGAGAACCTGCAGTTCACCGCCGCCTACAAGGAGCGTGGCGCGCTCAATAAGCTGATGCTGCTGTCGAACTCCGAGAAGGCCAAGGGCGTCATCGCCGCCAGCGCCGGCAACCACGCCCAGGGCCTGGCCTACCATGGCGCGCGCCTCGGCGTGCCGGTGACCATCGTCATGCCCAAGACCACGCCCTTCGTGAAGGTGCAGCACACCCGCGACTTCGGCGCCAACGTCGTCATCGAGGGCGAGACCTATGACGACGCCTCCGCCCACGCCCGCAAGCTGCAGGCCGAGCAGGACCTGACCTTCGTCCACCCGTTCGACGATTACGATATCATGGCCGGCCAGGGCACGATCGCCCTGGAGATGCTGGAGGACGCGCCGGACCTGGAGGTCCTGCCCGTCCCCATCGGCGGCGGCGGCCTGATCAGCGGCGTGGCCACCGCCGCCAAGGCGGTCAAGCCCGATATCCACATCATCGGCTGCGAGCCGGCGATGTATCCGTCGTTCACCGCCAAGATGCGCGGCGTCGCGGCCCATTGCGGCGGCCAGACCATCGCCGAGGGCGTGGCGGTCAAGACCGTGGGCGACCTGACCTACGGTGTCGCCCGGCCGCTGATCGACGACGTGCTGCTGCTGGAAGAGCCGCACATCGAACAGGCCGTGGCCCTGTACTGCAATGTCGAGAAGACCATCGCCGAGGGCGCCGGCGCCGCCTCCCTGGCCGCCCTGCTGGCCTATCCGGAACGCTTCCGCGGCAAGAAGTGCGGCCTGATCCTGTGCGGCGGCAATATCGACACCCGCCTGCTGGCCTCGGTCCTGACCCGCGAGCTGGTCCGCGCCCAGCGCCTGGTGTCCCTGCGGATCGTCGGCGACGACCGCCCGGGCCTGTTGTCGACCGTGGCCAGCGTCATCGGGTCGATGGGCGCCAACATCATCGAGGTCAACCACAACCGCCTGGCCCTGGACGTGCCGGCCAAGGGCGCGGAGTTCGACATCACCATCGAAACCCGCGACGCCCAGCACACCCAGGACGTCATGAACGCCCTGCGCGAGAAGGGTTACCCGCCGCGCGCGGTGTAG
- a CDS encoding IS110 family transposase, translating into MANDAAGWEGLIAWLAERGVRRVGLEATAGYERGVRARLEAAGLEVVVHQPLEVKLFARLKRRRAKTDRLDAALIAAATAQVDTVRAAQDPRLAHLAERLTAYEQISDQAAQLKTFMEHVTLPDLAASLGEQIQSLARLKARLAREILAALKAWPDLLARWTLLRSLPGVGPLVAASLVIRMPELGALKRGQPASLLGVAPFDRQSGQWKGQSFIGGGRSRPRRMLYLAAIAAKRFDAAFKIFADRLLAAGKPPKVAIVAVMRKLVEAANLVLKRQQPWVRHA; encoded by the coding sequence GTGGCCAACGACGCAGCGGGCTGGGAAGGGCTGATCGCCTGGCTGGCGGAACGCGGCGTCAGACGCGTGGGGCTGGAGGCGACGGCGGGCTACGAGCGCGGCGTGCGGGCCAGACTTGAGGCGGCGGGGCTGGAGGTGGTGGTGCACCAGCCGCTGGAGGTGAAGCTGTTCGCGCGCCTCAAGCGGCGGCGGGCCAAGACCGACCGGCTGGATGCGGCGCTGATCGCGGCGGCGACGGCGCAGGTGGACACGGTGCGGGCGGCCCAGGACCCGCGCCTGGCCCATCTGGCCGAACGCCTGACGGCCTACGAGCAGATCAGCGACCAGGCCGCCCAGCTGAAGACCTTCATGGAGCATGTGACCCTGCCCGATCTGGCCGCCAGCCTGGGCGAGCAGATCCAGAGCCTGGCGCGGCTGAAGGCCCGGCTGGCGCGCGAGATCCTGGCCGCGCTCAAGGCCTGGCCCGACCTTCTGGCCCGCTGGACGCTGCTGCGGTCTCTGCCAGGTGTCGGGCCGCTGGTGGCCGCCAGCCTGGTGATCCGCATGCCCGAGCTGGGCGCCCTCAAGCGCGGCCAGCCCGCCAGCCTGCTGGGCGTGGCTCCCTTCGACCGCCAGTCGGGCCAATGGAAGGGCCAGAGCTTCATCGGCGGCGGTCGAAGCCGACCTCGCCGCATGCTCTATCTGGCCGCCATCGCCGCCAAGCGCTTCGATGCCGCCTTCAAGATCTTCGCCGATCGCCTCCTGGCCGCCGGCAAACCGCCCAAGGTCGCCATCGTCGCCGTCATGCGAAAACTCGTCGAAGCCGCAAACCTCGTCCTCAAGCGACAGCAGCCCTGGGTTCGCCACGCCTGA
- a CDS encoding UTP--glucose-1-phosphate uridylyltransferase — MKPVRKAVLPVAGFGTRVLPGTKTTPKELLNVVDRPILSYIVEEGRAAGIEHFVFVTGRNKGAIEDYFDHQVELEAALAAKGKTALLEELLGELPRPGEMSFVRQMAPLGLGHAVWCARDIVGDEPFAVMLPDMVMSASKPALAQAIEAYDQKGGNIVVVEPAPEGMAHQYGIVALDGQEGRLNRMTGMVEKPPKGTEPSNLFISGRYILQPEIFDLLEKQGKGAGGEIQLTDSMLTLLESQDFHALEYEGETYDCGDKIGLLRANVALALKRPDLADAARAMIQGLL; from the coding sequence ATGAAACCCGTCCGCAAAGCCGTCCTTCCCGTCGCAGGTTTCGGCACCCGAGTCCTGCCCGGCACCAAGACGACCCCGAAGGAGCTGCTGAACGTCGTCGATCGGCCGATCCTGTCGTACATCGTCGAAGAAGGCCGCGCCGCGGGCATCGAGCATTTCGTCTTCGTGACGGGACGCAACAAGGGCGCGATCGAGGACTATTTCGACCACCAAGTCGAGCTGGAGGCCGCCCTGGCCGCCAAGGGCAAGACCGCCCTGCTCGAGGAACTGCTGGGCGAGCTGCCCCGGCCGGGCGAGATGAGCTTCGTGCGCCAGATGGCCCCGCTGGGCCTGGGCCACGCGGTGTGGTGCGCCCGCGACATCGTCGGCGACGAGCCGTTCGCGGTGATGCTGCCCGACATGGTGATGTCGGCGTCCAAGCCGGCCCTGGCCCAGGCGATCGAGGCCTACGACCAGAAGGGCGGCAACATCGTCGTGGTCGAGCCGGCGCCGGAGGGCATGGCCCACCAGTACGGCATCGTGGCGCTGGACGGCCAGGAGGGCCGCCTGAACCGCATGACCGGCATGGTCGAGAAGCCGCCGAAGGGAACCGAGCCCTCGAACCTGTTCATCTCGGGCCGCTACATCCTGCAGCCGGAGATCTTCGACCTGCTGGAAAAGCAGGGCAAGGGCGCCGGCGGCGAGATCCAACTGACCGACTCGATGCTGACCCTGCTGGAAAGCCAGGACTTCCACGCCCTGGAATACGAGGGCGAGACCTATGACTGCGGCGACAAGATCGGCCTGCTGCGGGCCAATGTCGCCCTGGCGCTGAAGCGTCCGGACCTGGCCGACGCGGCCCGGGCGATGATCCAGGGACTGCTTTAG
- a CDS encoding FKBP-type peptidyl-prolyl cis-trans isomerase: MVRPLGFALAPKLLLGAVLTAALALSACGPSKKQQESLAAAQAFLAQNAKQPGVVTLADGLQYKVVRSGPPGGAKPAPTDEVKVNYEGKLVDGTVFDSSYERGVPASFPLQGLVPAWKEALVMMRPGDEWTLYVPPELGYGAQDKGPIPGNSVMIFRIELIDVLPTKIQAPKQRPPA, translated from the coding sequence ATGGTCCGTCCTCTCGGTTTCGCCCTCGCCCCCAAGCTCCTTCTCGGCGCCGTTCTCACTGCGGCCCTGGCCCTGTCCGCCTGCGGTCCCAGCAAGAAGCAACAAGAAAGCCTGGCCGCGGCGCAGGCGTTCCTGGCCCAGAACGCCAAGCAGCCGGGCGTGGTCACCCTGGCCGACGGCCTGCAGTACAAGGTCGTCCGCTCGGGCCCGCCCGGCGGGGCCAAGCCGGCGCCCACCGACGAGGTCAAGGTCAATTACGAGGGCAAGCTGGTCGACGGCACGGTGTTCGACAGCTCCTACGAGCGGGGCGTGCCCGCCTCGTTCCCGCTGCAGGGCCTGGTGCCGGCCTGGAAGGAAGCCCTGGTCATGATGCGCCCGGGCGACGAGTGGACCCTCTACGTGCCGCCGGAGCTGGGCTATGGCGCCCAGGACAAGGGCCCGATTCCCGGCAACAGCGTGATGATCTTCCGCATCGAGCTGATCGATGTCCTGCCCACGAAGATCCAGGCGCCCAAGCAACGCCCGCCGGCCTAG
- a CDS encoding glutathione S-transferase N-terminal domain-containing protein — protein sequence MIDLYTWTTPNGRKIPIALEELGLAYRVHPVDIGQNQQFAPDFLAISPNNKIPAIIDHDAPDGPQSVFESGAILVYLAEKTGKLLAASGPARVAALEWTFWQVGGLGPMAGQLGYFALRAPEPIELAIDRFADEVRRLLGVMEGRLEKVRYLAGDDYSIADIACFAWTQAALETLEKVQPDRPPLPAVRAWLQRIGERAAVRRGMAVPKV from the coding sequence ATGATCGACCTCTACACCTGGACCACGCCTAACGGCCGCAAGATCCCCATCGCCCTGGAGGAGCTGGGGCTGGCGTACCGCGTCCATCCGGTCGACATCGGCCAGAACCAGCAGTTCGCGCCCGATTTCCTGGCCATCTCGCCCAACAACAAGATCCCGGCCATTATCGACCATGATGCGCCAGACGGGCCGCAGTCGGTGTTCGAGAGCGGGGCGATCCTGGTCTATCTGGCCGAGAAGACCGGCAAGCTGCTGGCGGCCTCGGGGCCAGCGCGGGTGGCGGCCCTGGAATGGACCTTCTGGCAGGTCGGCGGGCTGGGGCCGATGGCCGGACAGCTGGGCTATTTCGCCCTGCGCGCGCCGGAGCCCATCGAACTGGCCATCGACCGCTTCGCCGACGAGGTGCGGCGGCTGCTGGGGGTGATGGAAGGCCGGCTGGAGAAGGTCCGCTACCTGGCCGGCGACGATTATTCGATCGCCGACATCGCCTGCTTCGCCTGGACCCAGGCGGCGCTGGAGACCCTGGAGAAGGTTCAGCCGGACCGTCCGCCCCTGCCGGCGGTGCGGGCCTGGCTGCAGCGGATCGGCGAGCGCGCGGCCGTACGACGCGGCATGGCCGTGCCGAAGGTGTAG
- the argE gene encoding acetylornithine deacetylase, whose protein sequence is MVRSPQIASSEVLAARAVDILATLVAFDTTSRLSNLALVEWVEAYLADLGVASRRVPNADGTKSNLLASIGPAIPGGVVLSGHTDVVPVDGQPWTSDPFVLTPRDGRLYGRGTCDMKGFLALALAAAPDLAKAALDRPVHLAFSYDEEVGCLGAPDMIAVIADELPRPALVVVGEPTDMVAVRGHKGIASFRVTVTGREAHSSLTHLGVSANMVAIKLMNHLVELSERLEREADPASPFTPKGATLTVGQVNGGTAVNILARECVFIFDLRVPAGLEPREILADFFALADQMDAQVKAKAPEGGVVVETRSMTPAFAPEVDGAAETFARRIAGDNGPPRVVPYAAEAGQFQGAGFSTVICGPGSIDQAHQPDEYVEISQMERGAAFMRRLIEELSQA, encoded by the coding sequence ATGGTTCGTTCCCCACAGATCGCCTCGTCCGAAGTCCTGGCCGCCCGCGCCGTCGACATCCTCGCCACCCTGGTGGCCTTCGACACCACCTCGCGCCTGTCCAACCTGGCCCTGGTCGAGTGGGTCGAGGCCTATCTGGCCGATCTTGGCGTCGCCTCGCGGCGCGTGCCCAACGCCGACGGGACCAAGAGCAACCTGCTGGCCAGCATCGGTCCGGCGATCCCGGGCGGCGTCGTGCTGTCGGGCCACACCGACGTGGTGCCGGTCGACGGCCAGCCCTGGACCAGCGATCCGTTCGTCCTGACCCCGCGCGACGGCCGGCTCTACGGCCGCGGGACCTGCGACATGAAGGGCTTCCTGGCCCTGGCTCTCGCCGCCGCGCCGGACCTGGCCAAGGCCGCCCTCGACCGCCCCGTCCACCTGGCCTTCTCCTATGACGAGGAGGTCGGCTGCCTGGGCGCGCCGGACATGATCGCGGTGATCGCCGACGAACTGCCTCGTCCGGCCCTGGTGGTGGTCGGCGAGCCCACCGACATGGTCGCCGTGCGCGGCCACAAGGGCATCGCCAGCTTCCGCGTCACGGTCACCGGCCGCGAGGCCCATTCCAGCCTGACCCACCTGGGGGTCTCGGCCAACATGGTCGCCATCAAGCTGATGAACCATCTGGTCGAGCTGTCCGAGCGACTGGAGCGCGAGGCCGACCCCGCCTCGCCGTTCACCCCAAAGGGCGCGACCCTGACCGTCGGCCAGGTCAACGGCGGCACCGCGGTCAACATCCTGGCCCGGGAGTGCGTGTTCATCTTCGACCTGCGGGTTCCCGCCGGCCTGGAGCCCCGGGAAATCCTGGCCGACTTCTTCGCCCTGGCCGACCAGATGGACGCCCAGGTCAAGGCCAAGGCCCCCGAAGGCGGCGTGGTGGTCGAGACCCGCTCGATGACCCCCGCCTTCGCCCCCGAGGTCGATGGGGCGGCCGAGACCTTCGCCCGTCGCATCGCTGGCGACAATGGTCCGCCGCGCGTCGTGCCCTACGCCGCCGAGGCCGGCCAGTTCCAGGGCGCTGGATTTTCGACGGTGATCTGCGGCCCCGGCTCGATCGACCAGGCCCACCAGCCCGATGAATATGTCGAAATCAGCCAGATGGAACGGGGCGCGGCCTTCATGCGGCGACTGATCGAGGAGCTTTCCCAGGCTTGA
- a CDS encoding glycosyltransferase family 2 protein produces MDSPPLVSVIIVSYQSGPTLARCLEALRTQTFIDFEILLVDNASSDGAPQAAVAADPAIRFLQPGANLGFAAGNNLAAREARGRWLVLLNPDAYARPDWLETLIAGVARHPDVRCFTSLQMVADAPELMDGAGDVMTSAGIPFRGGYRRRLPPRLPEGEVFSACGAATLIDRDLFLSLGGFDERFFCYCEDVDLGYRLRLAGEPTLLLPGAVVEHVGSASTGVRSDFAIFHGSRNRVWTFIKNTPPLLLWLTAPLHVAVTAGLLLLHWRRGDAAPVVRGIRAAFQRQALDPILASRRELQAARRVGSWDILRAMAIDPVAFFGRRIVIRRHRSPTVKPGKAPRSVAA; encoded by the coding sequence ATGGATTCGCCGCCGCTCGTCAGCGTCATCATCGTCTCGTACCAGAGCGGTCCGACACTGGCGCGCTGCCTGGAAGCCTTGCGGACTCAAACCTTCATCGATTTCGAGATCCTGCTGGTCGACAACGCTTCGAGCGACGGCGCGCCCCAGGCGGCGGTCGCCGCTGATCCGGCGATCCGCTTCCTGCAGCCGGGGGCCAATCTCGGCTTCGCGGCCGGCAACAACCTGGCGGCGCGAGAGGCCAGGGGGCGCTGGCTGGTGCTGCTCAATCCCGACGCCTACGCCCGGCCCGACTGGCTGGAGACGCTGATCGCGGGGGTCGCCCGCCACCCGGACGTCCGCTGTTTCACGTCGCTGCAGATGGTGGCTGACGCGCCGGAGCTGATGGACGGGGCCGGCGACGTGATGACCTCGGCCGGCATCCCGTTCCGGGGGGGCTATCGCCGACGCCTGCCGCCGCGCCTGCCGGAGGGCGAGGTTTTCTCGGCCTGCGGCGCGGCGACCCTGATCGATCGCGACCTCTTCCTGAGCCTGGGCGGCTTCGACGAGCGGTTCTTCTGCTACTGCGAGGACGTCGACCTGGGCTATCGCCTAAGGCTGGCCGGCGAGCCGACCCTGCTGCTGCCGGGCGCGGTGGTCGAGCATGTGGGTTCGGCCAGCACCGGGGTGCGGTCGGACTTCGCGATCTTCCACGGGTCGCGCAATCGCGTCTGGACCTTCATCAAGAACACGCCGCCGCTGCTGTTGTGGCTGACCGCGCCGCTGCATGTGGCGGTGACGGCGGGCCTGCTGCTGCTGCATTGGCGGCGGGGTGACGCCGCACCGGTGGTCCGCGGGATCCGAGCGGCCTTCCAGCGCCAGGCCTTGGACCCGATCCTGGCGTCGCGGCGGGAACTGCAGGCGGCGCGCAGGGTCGGCTCCTGGGACATCCTGCGGGCCATGGCCATCGATCCCGTGGCCTTCTTCGGCCGGCGGATCGTCATCCGGCGTCACCGGTCCCCGACCGTCAAGCCTGGGAAAGCTCCTCGATCAGTCGCCGCATGA
- the queG gene encoding tRNA epoxyqueuosine(34) reductase QueG, which produces MRAEALRLGFDTCGFASASDAWPNGGWLRDFVAEGFHGAMGWMAETLDRRAHPTAMWTDAKTAVVLGVNYGPEHDPLLALQDQSRAAISVYAQGDDYHEVIKKRLKALARWMHGRFGGEVKVFVDTAPLMEKPLAQRAGLGWQGKHTNLVSRQFGSWLFLGSVLTTLDLPADPPERDHCGSCTACLDICPTGAFPAPNRLDARRCISYLTIELAGPIPVEFRPALGNRIYGCDDCLAACPWNKFARLSSEMAFHARETLKGPSLADLAGLDDPAFRALFSKSPVKRIGRDRFVRNVLYAIGNSGDPRLMTVVAPLLADPSPVVRGAAVWAARRLLDGEAFARLAGAAAEEDPAVRDEWERAS; this is translated from the coding sequence ATCCGCGCCGAGGCCCTGCGGCTGGGCTTCGACACGTGCGGCTTCGCCAGCGCCAGCGACGCCTGGCCCAACGGCGGCTGGCTGCGCGATTTCGTGGCCGAGGGCTTCCACGGGGCCATGGGCTGGATGGCGGAGACGCTGGACCGTCGCGCCCATCCCACGGCCATGTGGACCGACGCGAAGACGGCGGTGGTGCTGGGCGTCAACTACGGCCCCGAGCACGACCCCCTGTTGGCCTTGCAGGATCAGTCCCGGGCGGCGATCAGCGTCTACGCCCAGGGCGACGACTATCACGAGGTGATCAAGAAGCGGCTCAAGGCCCTGGCCCGCTGGATGCACGGCCGGTTCGGCGGCGAGGTGAAGGTGTTCGTCGACACCGCCCCGCTGATGGAAAAACCCCTGGCCCAGCGGGCCGGCCTGGGCTGGCAGGGCAAGCACACCAACCTGGTCTCGCGCCAGTTCGGCTCGTGGCTGTTCCTGGGCAGCGTGCTGACCACCCTGGACCTGCCGGCCGACCCGCCCGAGCGCGACCACTGCGGCTCATGCACCGCCTGCCTCGACATCTGCCCGACCGGGGCCTTTCCGGCCCCGAACCGGCTGGATGCGCGGCGCTGCATCTCCTACCTGACGATCGAGCTGGCGGGCCCGATTCCGGTCGAGTTCCGGCCCGCCCTGGGCAACCGCATCTATGGCTGCGACGACTGCCTGGCCGCCTGCCCGTGGAACAAGTTCGCCCGCCTCTCCAGCGAAATGGCCTTCCACGCCCGCGAGACCTTGAAGGGACCCTCGCTGGCGGACTTGGCCGGACTGGACGATCCGGCGTTCCGGGCGCTGTTCAGCAAGAGCCCCGTCAAGCGCATCGGCCGCGACCGCTTCGTACGCAACGTGCTCTACGCGATCGGCAACAGCGGCGATCCACGGCTGATGACGGTGGTCGCGCCGCTGCTGGCCGATCCCTCGCCGGTGGTGCGCGGCGCGGCGGTGTGGGCGGCGAGGCGGCTGCTGGACGGCGAGGCGTTCGCGCGGCTCGCCGGGGCGGCGGCCGAGGAGGATCCTGCGGTGCGGGACGAGTGGGAGAGGGCGTCCTGA
- a CDS encoding glutathione S-transferase family protein, with amino-acid sequence MSVERTLHHFPLDPASRQVRLALGEKRLPFVEVQVRYWEGPTEFLKLNPSGLPPVLIETKHQRTTVIAENRAILEHIEEQEPEPALLGREPGERAEARRLLQWFDRKFDNEVNGFLLHEKMEKRLLRLGAPDLSSLRRGRDALRQHMDYIEGLLNTRDWLAGRRMSLADFAAAAHLSVIDYFGDVPWKDFPATKTWYMKLKSRPAFRPILADRWPGLAPVAHYDDLDF; translated from the coding sequence ATGAGCGTCGAACGAACCCTTCACCACTTTCCCCTCGATCCGGCCTCCCGCCAGGTGCGCCTCGCCCTGGGCGAGAAGCGCCTGCCGTTCGTCGAGGTGCAGGTGCGCTATTGGGAAGGGCCAACCGAGTTCCTCAAGCTCAACCCGTCGGGCCTGCCGCCGGTGCTGATCGAGACCAAGCATCAGCGCACCACGGTGATCGCCGAGAACCGGGCCATCCTCGAGCACATCGAGGAGCAGGAACCCGAACCGGCCCTGCTGGGCCGCGAGCCGGGCGAGCGGGCCGAGGCGCGCCGGCTGCTGCAATGGTTCGATCGCAAGTTCGACAACGAGGTCAACGGCTTCCTGCTGCACGAGAAGATGGAAAAGCGTCTTCTGCGGCTGGGCGCGCCGGACCTGTCGTCGCTGCGCCGGGGCCGCGACGCCCTGCGCCAGCATATGGACTACATAGAAGGCCTGTTGAACACCCGCGACTGGCTGGCCGGCCGGCGGATGAGCCTGGCCGACTTTGCGGCCGCCGCCCACCTGTCGGTGATCGACTATTTCGGCGACGTGCCGTGGAAGGACTTCCCGGCGACCAAGACCTGGTACATGAAGCTGAAGTCCAGGCCCGCCTTCCGACCGATCCTGGCCGATCGCTGGCCGGGCCTGGCGCCGGTCGCGCACTATGACGATCTCGACTTCTGA
- the rfaE1 gene encoding D-glycero-beta-D-manno-heptose-7-phosphate kinase yields MDDTLAKLPRAFAGATVLVLGDVMLDRFVYGAVDRISPEAPVPVIAVERETAMLGGAGNVARNVAALGGRAVLVGVVGDDDAGRALNGLIDREPSLDSALIVDARRRTTEKTRYISGSHQMLRADREDRGEADGQALLAAFNAHLREVDVVVLSDYAKGVLTPVVLKAAIAAANAAGKPVIVDPKSRDFSRYDGATLIKPNRREAAEATGVTGAGDEAAADAADAILAGAPNLSATLITRGGAGMTLAVRGEAPVHLPATALEVFDVSGAGDTVAATLALALARGASPLDAARLANLAAGLVVAKLGTDVVTADELVGLAHGEHADPVADKIADLDGALAVVAGWRARGLKVGFTNGCFDLLHPGHVSLLAQAKAACDRLIVGLNTDASVQRLKGPTRPVQKEGGRATVLASLSAVDLVVLFDEPTPLALIQAFRPDVLVKGADYTVETVVGSDVVLGYGGKVLLAQLKAGQSTTNLIGRMNAKA; encoded by the coding sequence ATGGACGACACCCTGGCCAAGCTGCCGCGAGCCTTCGCCGGCGCCACCGTGCTGGTGCTGGGCGACGTGATGCTGGATCGGTTCGTCTACGGCGCGGTGGACCGCATCTCGCCCGAGGCGCCGGTGCCGGTGATCGCCGTCGAGCGCGAGACGGCGATGCTGGGCGGGGCGGGCAACGTGGCTCGCAACGTCGCGGCCCTGGGCGGCCGGGCGGTGCTGGTGGGGGTGGTCGGCGACGACGACGCCGGCCGGGCGCTGAATGGCCTGATCGACCGGGAGCCCAGCCTCGACTCGGCCCTGATCGTCGACGCCCGCCGCCGCACCACCGAGAAGACCCGCTACATCTCCGGCTCGCACCAGATGCTGCGCGCCGACCGCGAGGACCGGGGCGAGGCCGACGGCCAGGCCCTGCTGGCGGCGTTCAACGCCCACCTGCGCGAGGTCGACGTGGTGGTGCTGTCCGACTACGCCAAGGGCGTGCTGACCCCCGTGGTCCTGAAGGCCGCCATCGCGGCCGCCAACGCCGCCGGCAAGCCGGTGATCGTCGACCCCAAGAGCCGGGACTTCTCCCGCTATGACGGCGCGACGCTGATCAAGCCCAACCGCCGCGAGGCCGCGGAGGCCACCGGCGTGACCGGAGCCGGCGACGAGGCCGCCGCCGACGCCGCCGACGCCATCCTGGCCGGCGCGCCCAATCTGTCGGCCACCCTGATCACCCGGGGCGGGGCGGGGATGACCCTGGCGGTGCGCGGCGAGGCCCCTGTCCATCTGCCGGCGACGGCCCTGGAAGTGTTCGACGTCTCGGGCGCCGGCGACACCGTCGCCGCGACCCTGGCGCTGGCCTTGGCGCGCGGCGCCAGTCCGCTGGACGCGGCCCGCCTGGCCAACCTGGCCGCCGGCCTGGTGGTGGCCAAGCTGGGCACCGACGTGGTCACCGCCGACGAGCTGGTCGGTCTGGCCCATGGCGAGCACGCCGATCCCGTCGCCGACAAGATCGCCGATCTGGACGGGGCCCTGGCTGTCGTCGCCGGCTGGCGGGCCCGGGGCCTGAAGGTGGGCTTCACCAACGGCTGCTTCGACCTGCTGCACCCGGGCCACGTGTCGCTGCTGGCCCAGGCCAAGGCGGCGTGCGACCGGCTGATCGTCGGCCTGAACACCGACGCCTCGGTCCAGCGCCTGAAGGGCCCGACCCGGCCGGTGCAGAAGGAGGGCGGCCGCGCCACCGTGCTGGCCTCGCTGTCGGCGGTGGACCTGGTGGTGCTGTTCGACGAGCCGACCCCGCTGGCCCTGATCCAGGCCTTCCGCCCCGACGTGCTGGTCAAGGGCGCCGATTACACGGTCGAGACCGTGGTCGGCTCGGACGTGGTGCTGGGCTATGGCGGCAAGGTGTTGCTGGCCCAGCTGAAGGCCGGCCAGAGCACCACCAACCTGATCGGCCGGATGAACGCCAAGGCGTGA
- a CDS encoding cation diffusion facilitator family transporter: MSAPFAPALTAAESLVLTRRVTTLSVGVAAVLIAIKGVAWLMGHSVALLASLADSGLDLVASLITFYAVRYAAVPPDAEHRFGHGKAEAFASLTQGGLVFASAALIGQEAIRAFGRAAPPEHGALGVGVMAASIVLTLLLIRAQTEVTKRTRSVAVSGDRAHYAADLASNAVSLVGLGAASLLHLAWVDAAAGLAVALWLLWGAIGVFREAAHQLMDHELPLEDRERIIALLTADPRVLGVHQVRTRASGPYMHVQAHMDLDPALVLSVAHAVMVAAENRVLEVFPAADILLHPDPRGAAEPHGGAFGEAPPG; encoded by the coding sequence ATGTCCGCTCCGTTCGCCCCCGCCCTGACCGCCGCCGAGTCCCTGGTGCTGACCCGCCGGGTCACGACCCTGTCGGTGGGCGTGGCGGCCGTCCTGATCGCGATCAAGGGCGTGGCCTGGCTGATGGGGCATTCGGTGGCCCTGCTGGCCTCGCTGGCCGACAGCGGGCTGGACCTGGTCGCCTCGCTGATCACCTTCTACGCCGTGCGCTACGCCGCCGTCCCGCCCGACGCCGAACACCGCTTCGGCCATGGCAAGGCCGAGGCCTTCGCCAGCCTGACCCAGGGCGGCCTGGTGTTCGCGTCGGCGGCGCTGATCGGCCAGGAAGCGATCCGCGCCTTCGGCCGCGCCGCGCCGCCCGAGCACGGCGCCCTGGGCGTCGGCGTGATGGCCGCCTCGATCGTCCTGACCCTGCTGCTGATCCGGGCCCAGACCGAGGTGACCAAGAGGACGCGCTCGGTGGCGGTGTCGGGCGACCGCGCCCACTACGCCGCCGACCTGGCGTCGAACGCCGTGTCGCTGGTCGGCCTCGGCGCGGCCAGCCTGCTGCATCTGGCCTGGGTGGACGCCGCCGCGGGCCTGGCCGTGGCGCTGTGGCTGCTGTGGGGGGCGATCGGCGTGTTTCGCGAGGCGGCCCACCAGTTGATGGACCACGAGCTGCCGCTGGAGGACCGCGAACGGATCATCGCCCTGCTGACCGCCGACCCCCGGGTGCTCGGCGTCCACCAGGTGCGCACCCGCGCCTCGGGCCCCTACATGCACGTCCAGGCCCACATGGACCTGGATCCGGCCCTGGTCCTGAGCGTCGCCCATGCGGTGATGGTGGCGGCCGAGAACCGCGTCCTCGAGGTCTTTCCGGCCGCCGACATCCTGCTTCACCCCGATCCGCGCGGCGCGGCCGAGCCGCATGGCGGGGCGTTCGGCGAGGCGCCGCCGGGCTGA